Proteins from a single region of Theobroma cacao cultivar B97-61/B2 chromosome 10, Criollo_cocoa_genome_V2, whole genome shotgun sequence:
- the LOC18586193 gene encoding photosynthetic NDH subunit of lumenal location 1, chloroplastic — translation MAMSSVSLNWVPATLTNKSNAPHSNELARATALSLHNSVACLKETTSNEENNCKRRLLLLGVGAVTVSLLPATSLLAEEIPQNYQAFVDILDGYSYYYPSDWREFDFRGHDSAFKDKFLQLQNVRVRFIPTDKKDIHDLGPIEEVVYNLVNHVYAAPNQMVNILDMQERTTDGKNYYTFEYALASPNYASASFATIAIGNGRYYTLVVGALERRWRRVRNKLKVVADSFKVLDI, via the exons TCAAATGCGCCACACTCCAATGAGTTAGCTCGAGCTACTGCACTCTCTTTGCATAACTCTGTCGCATGCCTCAAAGAGACCACTTCCAATGAAGAAA ACAATTGTAAGAGAAGACTGTTGCTGTTGGGAGTTGGAGCTGtaacagtaagtttactcccTGCAACTTCCCTTCTTGCTGAAG AGATACCACAAAACTATCAAGCTTTTGTTGACATTCTAGATGGGTATTCCTATTACTACCCATCAGATTGGAGA GAATTTGACTTCAGGGGACATGATTCTGCATTCAAGGACAAATTTCTTCAACTGCAAAATGTTAGGGTGAGATTCATACCAACTGATAAGAAAGATATCCATGATTTGGGGCCAATAGAAGAG GTAGTTTATAATTTGGTGAACCATGTTTATGCTGCACCAAATCAAATGGTCAATATACTTGACATGCAAGAG AGAACTACAGATGGGAAAAACTATTACACCTTTGAATACGCACTCGCCTCTCCAAACTATGCCAGTGCTTCCTTTGCAACAATAGCCATTGGAAATG GGAGATATTACACACTGGTTGTTGGAGCACTTGAGAGAAGGTGGAGAAGGGTCCGGAACAAGCTGAAAGTGGTGGCCGACTCTTTCAAGGTGCTTGACATCTGA